Genomic segment of Streptomyces sp. NBC_01210:
TGATGCGGCGGTGGGAGGCGGAGACCAGCGCGGTGGGCACATTGTGCCTGGCGAGCTCGGCGAGCAGCCGGGCGGCGCCGGGCATCAGCGGCACACCGCGACCGATGCGAGCCTCGAAGCGATCGTTGAGCAGCACGGTCAGCTCGGCGAGCGTGATGTCCGCGCCGGTGGCCTCGATGAGATACCCGGCGCTGCGCGTCATGGGGCCACCGACCACCACGTCCTTCCACGCCTCGTCGAGTCGATGGCCGAGATCGGCGAAGACCTCCACCTCCGCGTCCCACCAGAAGCCTTCGGTGTCCACGAGGGTGCCGTCCATGTCGAGAAAGACGGCCTGAAGGGCAGAGCCTTCGGCCGAACGGGTCAAGGACGCGGGGACCGTACTGGTCATCCGGCACACCTCCACTAGGGACGAGAAGGCCGGTCGCCTTCCCAGCTGGGAAGGCGACCGGCCTGCACTGGACCGACCAGTGTACGACTTGGCCGACTAACGTGCGTTGAAGTACTTGGCTTCGGGGTGGTGGATGACGATGGCGTCGGTGGACTGTTCCGGGTGGAGCTGGAATTCCTCGGACAGCTGGACACCGATCCGCTCGGGCTCCAGCAGGGTCGCGATCTTCGCGCGGTCCTCCAGATCCGGGCAGGCGCCGTAGCCGAGCGAGAAACGGGCGCCCCGGTACTTCAGCGCGAACATGTCTTCCACATCGGCGGGGTCCTC
This window contains:
- a CDS encoding HAD family hydrolase; the protein is MTSTVPASLTRSAEGSALQAVFLDMDGTLVDTEGFWWDAEVEVFADLGHRLDEAWKDVVVGGPMTRSAGYLIEATGADITLAELTVLLNDRFEARIGRGVPLMPGAARLLAELARHNVPTALVSASHRRIIDRILASLGPQHFALSVAGDEVARTKPHPDPYLLAAQGLGAEPARCAVIEDTATGVAAAEAAGCRVVAVPSVAPIAPADGRVVVRSLEEVDLVFLRTLITTMN